The following are from one region of the Silene latifolia isolate original U9 population chromosome 9, ASM4854445v1, whole genome shotgun sequence genome:
- the LOC141600856 gene encoding uncharacterized protein LOC141600856, with protein sequence MRLEEDLGPRRAAYGTDPTSRKAPVEKQNERAKPYSKPVNKVSEGPGGKNNSEPPPKVSEYKFSTNLAGVLKALKEIRGVRWPRKRVDERPNDKIDSSKRCEYHDDIGHDTDECYTLRKEVKFQYDRGNLDHLLPGGSTKVHSADQVLPTPPPVCTRIVNVITGGSELCGLTYSAAKRHATQTKGDKLEFSCRVSRQDLPAVTFDETDEQNAPEQHHDALIITLPIGNCEVRKILVDTGSSVNLIMLETLKVMGFSEKDLATKEVPLVGFSGETKHSLGEIVIPTYAKGVNKQVRYLVIDGPSTYNVILGRPWIHEMKAVPSTYHQCLKFPTPWGVQEIRGDQEEAKNCYKIALKPTARPPT encoded by the coding sequence ATGCGGCTGGAAGAAGACTTAGGGCCCAGGAGGGCAGCTTATGGCACAGATCCTACATCCAGAAAGGCACCAGTGGAGAAGCAGAATGAAAGAGCTAAACCCTACAGCAAACCTGTGAACAAAGTATCGGAGGGCCCAGGAggaaaaaataactcagagcCACCTCCGAAAGTGAGTGAGTATAAATTCTCAACCAATCTTGCAGGTGTACTCAAGGCCCTAAAAGAGATCCGGGGAGTCAGGTGGCCCAGGAAGCGGGTTGACGAGCGTCCTAACGACAAGATAGACTCCAGTAAAAGGTGTGAATATCATGATGACATCGGCCATGACACCGACGAATGTTACACCTTGAGAAAGGAAGTCAAGTTCCAGTACGATCGAGGAAACCTGGACCACCTATTGCCAGGAGGTTCCACCAAAGTTCACTCCGCTGACCAGGTTCTGCCTACCCCTCCACCTGTGTGCACTAGAATTGTAAATGTTATTACAGGAGGCTCGGAATTGTGCGGCCTGACCTATTCAGCAGCCAAAAGACACGCCACACAAACCAAAGGAGATAAGCTAGAGTTCTCCTGCAGAGTCAGCCGCCAGGACCTCCCTGCAGTCACCTTTGATGAGACAGACGAACAAAATGCCCCAGAACAACACCACGACGCTCTGATCATCACCCTCCCCATAGGAAACTGTGAGGTACGGAAGATCCTGGTGGACACAGGAAGCTCCGTCAACCTGATTATGCTGGAAACACTGAAGGTcatggggttcagcgagaagGACTTAGCAACAAAAGAGGTACCTCTAGTCGGTTTTAGTGGCGAAACGAAGCACTCTCTGGGAGAAatcgtcatcccaacctatgccaAAGGAGTCAACAAGCAGGTAAGGTACTTGGTTATCGATgggccctctacttacaatgtgattcttggcaggccctggatccacgaaATGAAGGCGGTACCTTCAACTTACCACCAATGCCTGAAATTCCCAACGCCTTGGGGAGTGCAAGAGATACGTGGGGATCAAGAGGAAGCTAAGAATTGCTATAAGATAGCCCTAAAACCAACAGCCAGACCGCCAacatag